TTAAGTTTTTACCCACTAAGGCCACTTCCCAACCCGCTTCGTTATCACCTAAGGCGACACGGGCATTCAGTTTTTGATAACCATCCTGCTCTATATTTGGGTCTACATTTTGCGAAGGATTGTAATCGGTAGTGAATAACACATCGATGGTGGTACGCAGTTGCAGCCTATCACTCACATCAATTACATAATCAGCGGCAATAGCACCCGACCAATTAGCCACGTATTGATTAGTGTTACCGTTAAAATCGCACTCACTTTCACCGGTAGTGATACGTTCACGCTGCGTACACTGGCCATTGAGATAGTCTTTAAACTCAAAATCCAACCAGGCTAATGAACCGCTCAAGGTTAGTGCTTCACTTAAACGCCAGCGGCCATCTAACTCTAAACCTAGCGATACCGCTTCTGCGGCATTACCGACATTAAAGCCTAATACACCGTCGTATATGCTCACCTGCAAGTCATCGTATTGGGTATAGAAATAAGCGACATTTAATTCAGCTGCACCATCGGCCAAACTAGTTTTAAAACCTATTTCTAACGTTTCTGCCTCTTCTTCTGCGTATTCGAAGGCACCAGTAGGCACGACAACATCTAATGCAGAGCTGATAGGGTTAACAATAGTAGTGGCTTGGGGGGGGGCATTAGAGCGCACATCGTAACCACCTGATTTAAAACCACGAGTCCAAGTGGCATAGCTTAAAACATCGTCACTAATATCCACTTCAAAGGTCACTAAAGGTGCGAACTTTTCTACTTCACGCTTGCCTGCCAAGTCATTACGGGCAACCTTAAATACTGCACCGAGCAAGTAATCTATGCCCATAGAGGTATTGGGTATGAACAATTCATCATAGGGAACGGTGTTGCCATCACTATCTTTAACCGTTAGCACACGAGTGGCTTCTTTCTCTTCATAGGAGTAACGGCCGCCTAAGGTTAAACGCACGTTGCTCTCTATATTCCACGTACCTTGTAAAAAAGTAGAGATCACTTCGGTGTCTTGATCAAAGTATCGTGGCACTGAAATACCGCGTAACTGTTGCGCAGCACCGGTGTTATACACCGTGGTAGCGCCACCATCGGCTGAAAAAGCCGTAGGTAATATACCCTCTAACAAATTAGGTAAATCTGAGTCAGGCGTCACCATAAAGGCATCTTCAAAATCTAAACTGCTATCTTGATAATAAACACCCGCTATCCACTCTATTGTTTCGCCAACTGGTGAAACAATACGAAACTCTTGGCTGAATTGTTTAAACTCTTCTTTAGAGCGCACAAAAAATAAATCAGCGCTGGTAAAGTCACAATCGCAAAGCTCATCGTAATCGTATTCTAAATGACTGGTAATAGAAGTTAAGGTGTAATCATTAACTGCGTAATTAAAGGTTAAAGTGACGTTGTCGGTAGTGTTTTCACTAAAATCACCGTTAGATGAGCGCTTAGCGTTTTGGCTAATATCTCGTACGCTATTAGGCACAGTATCAGTGCCTGCATTAAGTGAATATAAAATATCACTCCAATTAGCGCCCGCTAATGCAGGGTTAAGGGAAGCTTCATCGCCGGCAATTTCTATCTGCCTACCTTTTACGTCAAATCTCCCATGCTCAAACTTT
Above is a window of Dasania marina DSM 21967 DNA encoding:
- a CDS encoding TonB-dependent receptor; its protein translation is MNDNIHQSLQAIENNNSNTYGEKAMKSVFKLCALATAVAAVNHSALAQNLVLEEVLVTSQYRAESLQDVPVSVSALSGDKMNEAGLMKIEDLQAYVPNFTMSETGIGTNIYIRGIGSGINQGFEQSVGMYVDGTYYGRAQLSRAPFLDLARVEVLRGPQNILYGKNSIAGALSVITNKPTKEFEASVSGTYEPEFGEQIFDGVVSGPITDDISARLAYRNRQLDGYVKNIDGDDEPNRDEETVRLSLAWDITSDLDAVLKFEHGRFDVKGRQIEIAGDEASLNPALAGANWSDILYSLNAGTDTVPNSVRDISQNAKRSSNGDFSENTTDNVTLTFNYAVNDYTLTSITSHLEYDYDELCDCDFTSADLFFVRSKEEFKQFSQEFRIVSPVGETIEWIAGVYYQDSSLDFEDAFMVTPDSDLPNLLEGILPTAFSADGGATTVYNTGAAQQLRGISVPRYFDQDTEVISTFLQGTWNIESNVRLTLGGRYSYEEKEATRVLTVKDSDGNTVPYDELFIPNTSMGIDYLLGAVFKVARNDLAGKREVEKFAPLVTFEVDISDDVLSYATWTRGFKSGGYDVRSNAPPQATTIVNPISSALDVVVPTGAFEYAEEEAETLEIGFKTSLADGAAELNVAYFYTQYDDLQVSIYDGVLGFNVGNAAEAVSLGLELDGRWRLSEALTLSGSLAWLDFEFKDYLNGQCTQRERITTGESECDFNGNTNQYVANWSGAIAADYVIDVSDRLQLRTTIDVLFTTDYNPSQNVDPNIEQDGYQKLNARVALGDNEAGWEVALVGKNLTDEETISYANDTPLAANLTQSIGYYTLVDPGRTIAIQGQYRF